Proteins from one Bradyrhizobium roseum genomic window:
- a CDS encoding MBL fold metallo-hydrolase: MGVTIRFCGASRTVTGSCYLFETGTGRFLVDCGLFQGQKTLKALNYGAFPFRPADIDAVLLTHAHIDHSGLLPKLVRHGFTGRILATRGTVDLCSYMLPDAGSIQESEVAALNRRNAARGRDEVTPIYTQGDAIAALQSFVPVDYESWVDVVPGVRARYWNAGHLLGSASIEIECADRGGTEKPLRILASGDIGPDAKLLQPDPEAPSGFDYVISESTYGDRDRAATSPDVRRARLAAEVCDAAGRKGALIIPAFAVERTQELIVDLVELMDRGAIPAAPVFLDSPLAIRATEVFRKHAASLDPEVDVSRLLNSPQLRFTETVEESKRIARLTGFHIIIAASGMCDAGRIRHHLRNWLWNTKATVLLVGFQAQGTLGRFLVDGAKAVRIQGTEIKVAATIRSIDDYSGHADGSELARWIAARRPIQRGLFLVHGEEPAIAGLAERISERIIPAARVFQPLLDDIYELSAAVPTPLDAGRRRRLAPEAVVALDWHNDMSKLVLDINERIDAAADDRARGVIIRRLRRALEE; this comes from the coding sequence ATGGGCGTAACCATCCGGTTCTGCGGCGCGTCGCGCACCGTCACGGGTTCGTGCTATCTCTTCGAGACGGGTACCGGGCGTTTCCTGGTCGATTGCGGGCTGTTTCAGGGACAGAAAACCCTGAAAGCGCTGAACTACGGCGCTTTTCCCTTTCGCCCCGCCGATATCGATGCCGTGCTGCTTACCCATGCGCATATCGATCACAGCGGCCTGTTGCCCAAGCTCGTGCGGCACGGATTCACCGGCCGCATCCTGGCGACACGCGGTACCGTCGATCTCTGCTCTTACATGCTACCCGACGCCGGCAGCATTCAGGAATCGGAGGTCGCAGCGCTGAACCGGCGCAACGCCGCGCGTGGCCGCGACGAGGTTACCCCAATCTATACCCAGGGCGACGCCATCGCCGCCCTGCAATCGTTTGTTCCGGTCGATTACGAAAGCTGGGTCGATGTTGTTCCGGGCGTGCGCGCACGCTACTGGAATGCCGGGCATCTGCTGGGCTCGGCCTCGATCGAAATCGAATGCGCCGATCGCGGCGGGACGGAAAAGCCGCTGCGCATTCTCGCGTCCGGCGATATCGGGCCCGACGCCAAACTGCTCCAGCCGGACCCCGAGGCCCCCTCCGGCTTCGATTACGTGATTTCGGAATCGACCTATGGCGACCGCGATCGTGCTGCGACGTCGCCGGATGTGCGCCGCGCCCGGCTGGCCGCGGAGGTCTGCGATGCGGCAGGCCGCAAGGGCGCGCTGATCATTCCCGCCTTTGCGGTGGAGCGCACCCAGGAACTGATCGTTGACCTGGTCGAACTGATGGACCGCGGCGCGATCCCGGCGGCGCCGGTCTTCCTCGATTCACCCCTGGCGATCCGCGCGACCGAGGTATTCCGCAAGCACGCCGCAAGCCTCGATCCCGAGGTGGACGTCAGCCGGCTGTTGAACTCTCCACAGCTGCGGTTCACCGAAACGGTCGAAGAAAGCAAGCGGATCGCCCGGCTGACCGGCTTCCACATCATCATTGCCGCCAGCGGCATGTGCGATGCCGGGCGCATCCGGCACCATCTCAGAAATTGGCTGTGGAACACCAAGGCCACCGTGCTGCTGGTCGGTTTCCAGGCACAGGGAACGCTGGGCCGGTTTCTCGTCGACGGCGCCAAGGCGGTTCGTATCCAGGGCACCGAGATCAAGGTGGCCGCGACCATCCGCAGCATCGACGATTATTCCGGCCATGCCGACGGGTCCGAACTGGCGCGATGGATCGCCGCGCGTCGCCCCATTCAGCGCGGGCTGTTTCTGGTCCATGGCGAGGAACCTGCAATTGCCGGCCTCGCTGAACGCATCTCCGAACGGATCATTCCGGCGGCTCGGGTGTTTCAGCCGCTGCTCGACGACATCTACGAGCTGTCAGCGGCCGTACCGACGCCGCTCGATGCCGGCCGCCGGCGACGGCTGGCGCCGGAGGCGGTGGTTGCGCTCGACTGGCACAATGACATGTCGAAGCTGGTGCTGGACATCAACGAGCGCATCGATGCCGCGGCCGACGACCGTGCGCGCGGCGTCATCATCCGGCGGCTGCGCCGGGCGCTCGAGGAATAG
- a CDS encoding ribose-phosphate diphosphokinase — MSVAVQGLPSSARDAAALAARLGVPFHEIAVHAFPDGETRVTVGPAPATTIVYASMNHPNDKLIALMFAAEALRRGGARRLVLVAPYLCYMRQDTAFTAGEAISQQVVGRMLARCFDRVVTVDAHLHRTPDIASVFPGIQSDNLSAMPAIADALQNSGLGPDTVVVGPDAESLPWVSDLAGRLHLRHTVATKIRRGDRSVAIEFPDRACITGHPALIVDDIVSSGGTIIACARALTAAGATAIDAVVTHALFPESAHPEMRSARVRSIRSTHSVSHFTNAIALDELFFDALKGELTEP; from the coding sequence TTGAGCGTGGCCGTTCAGGGCCTGCCGTCCTCCGCGCGCGACGCAGCCGCCCTCGCCGCCCGGCTCGGCGTGCCGTTTCACGAAATCGCCGTCCATGCCTTTCCCGATGGTGAAACGCGGGTGACGGTCGGTCCGGCGCCGGCCACGACGATCGTCTACGCCTCGATGAACCATCCGAACGACAAACTGATCGCGCTGATGTTCGCGGCCGAAGCGCTGCGGCGCGGCGGCGCCAGGCGTCTGGTGCTCGTCGCGCCGTATCTCTGCTACATGCGGCAAGACACAGCGTTTACCGCGGGCGAAGCCATCAGCCAGCAGGTGGTCGGCCGAATGCTGGCGCGATGCTTCGACCGCGTCGTCACCGTCGACGCACACCTGCATCGCACGCCCGACATCGCGTCGGTCTTTCCCGGCATCCAATCCGACAATCTCTCCGCCATGCCGGCGATAGCCGATGCGCTGCAAAATTCCGGGCTCGGTCCGGACACCGTTGTGGTCGGACCGGATGCGGAATCGCTCCCCTGGGTCAGCGACCTCGCCGGCCGGCTCCACCTGCGCCATACCGTTGCAACGAAGATCCGGCGCGGCGACCGCTCGGTCGCGATCGAATTTCCGGACAGGGCGTGCATTACAGGCCACCCCGCCCTGATCGTCGACGATATCGTCTCGTCCGGGGGCACGATCATCGCCTGCGCCAGGGCGCTGACCGCCGCCGGCGCGACGGCCATCGACGCCGTCGTGACCCATGCCCTGTTTCCGGAGTCCGCCCACCCCGAAATGCGTTCGGCACGGGTTCGCTCGATCCGCTCGACACACAGCGTGTCGCATTTCACCAATGCCATCGCGCTCGACGAACTGTTCTTCGACGCGTTGAAAGGCGAGTTAACGGAGCCATGA
- a CDS encoding thymidine phosphorylase family protein encodes MAPNDKRDDSRPPLRVRRVSLDTGRENVVVISRHSSALRPEIFRGFSRVELRRGSKVVLATLLITDDDGLVGSDEIGLSEPAFRRFAEPIGSLVTVSPAAAPESLDAVRGKIQGRAFEPAEIDAIIRDLTHYRYSDMEVAAFLISSASFMTSRELLALVRAMSVAGTQLKWPSPLVVDKHCIGGIPGNRTSMIVVPIVAAHGLTIPKTSSRAITSPAGTADTMEVLARVDVSVDEMKEVVAACRGCLVWGGHVNLSPADDILISVERQLCIDTGEQMVASIMSKKLAAGSTRLLIDLPVGPTAKLANATEAMRLRKLFEFVGDQFGIAVEVITTDGRQPIGNGIGPVLEAADVMAVLANETDAPADLREKSLRLAAHLLEYDPQLRGGAGYARARELLDGGAALKKMQEIIDAQGPSTCRNDVGRLSFDVQAADDGAISEIDCLQLNRLARTAGAPIDKGAGIRLFRKIGDRVEKGQPLYRIHAYDQSELDLAVAAATRNSGYVVGARQGLAVETAP; translated from the coding sequence ATGGCCCCAAACGACAAGCGGGATGATTCCCGCCCGCCACTGAGAGTCCGGCGCGTCAGTCTCGACACCGGACGCGAAAATGTGGTGGTGATTTCGCGTCATTCGAGCGCGCTGCGGCCGGAGATCTTTCGGGGATTCAGCCGGGTCGAGCTGCGGCGCGGCTCGAAGGTGGTGCTGGCCACCCTCCTGATCACGGACGACGACGGCCTGGTCGGGTCCGACGAGATCGGGCTCTCCGAACCGGCGTTCCGTCGTTTCGCCGAACCGATCGGCAGTCTGGTGACGGTCAGTCCCGCCGCCGCTCCTGAAAGTCTCGATGCCGTCCGTGGCAAAATTCAGGGCCGCGCGTTCGAGCCGGCCGAAATCGATGCCATCATCAGGGATCTGACGCATTACCGCTATTCGGACATGGAGGTGGCCGCGTTCCTGATCAGTTCGGCGAGCTTCATGACCAGCCGAGAACTGCTCGCCTTGGTTCGCGCGATGTCCGTCGCCGGCACGCAACTGAAATGGCCGAGCCCCCTCGTCGTCGACAAGCATTGCATCGGCGGCATTCCGGGAAACCGCACCTCCATGATCGTGGTGCCGATCGTCGCCGCCCATGGCCTCACCATCCCGAAGACGTCCTCGCGCGCCATCACGTCTCCGGCCGGGACGGCCGACACGATGGAAGTCCTGGCGCGAGTCGACGTTTCCGTCGACGAGATGAAGGAGGTGGTCGCGGCATGCCGCGGCTGCCTGGTTTGGGGCGGTCACGTCAACCTGTCGCCGGCGGACGATATTCTGATCTCCGTCGAGCGCCAGCTCTGCATCGACACCGGCGAGCAGATGGTCGCCTCGATCATGTCGAAGAAACTCGCCGCCGGCTCGACCCGTCTCCTGATCGACCTGCCGGTCGGCCCGACGGCGAAACTCGCCAATGCCACGGAGGCGATGCGGCTGCGCAAGCTCTTCGAGTTCGTCGGCGACCAGTTCGGCATTGCCGTCGAGGTGATCACGACCGACGGCCGCCAGCCGATCGGCAACGGCATCGGTCCGGTACTGGAGGCCGCCGACGTGATGGCCGTGCTGGCCAACGAGACGGACGCGCCGGCGGACCTGCGGGAAAAATCGCTGCGGCTCGCCGCGCATCTGCTCGAATACGACCCGCAACTGCGCGGCGGCGCGGGCTATGCTCGCGCCCGCGAACTGCTCGACGGCGGCGCGGCCTTGAAAAAGATGCAGGAGATCATCGACGCGCAGGGGCCTTCGACATGCCGCAACGACGTTGGCAGGCTGAGCTTCGACGTCCAGGCCGCCGATGACGGCGCGATCTCTGAAATCGATTGCCTGCAGCTAAACCGTCTGGCGCGAACGGCGGGCGCGCCGATCGACAAAGGCGCGGGCATCAGGCTGTTTCGCAAAATCGGCGATCGCGTCGAAAAGGGCCAGCCGCTCTATCGGATTCACGCCTATGACCAGAGCGAGCTCGATCTTGCCGTAGCGGCTGCCACCCGCAACAGCGGGTATGTCGTCGGCGCGCGGCAGGGGCTTGCTGTCGAGACCGCGCCTTGA
- a CDS encoding universal stress protein — translation MAFKDILLTLTSYPDPTPTTVAENAVAIAAAFGAHLAAVACEVHVEVPGHFLSGAMANIPGMIAGEAEKSRNNAKAMLAAFDTAANKAGILHETQLEKCPTFAVPDLLVEHARLRDLTIVPVPDSYDQWYAEAVIFGSGRPTLILPEKPRARPFQLGTVAVAWDFSRAAARAISDAMPLLEKAGKVRIVTVVNEKKLDSRHSAEALAKNLARHGIDVVLDKVDADGRSIGEVLEDYTAAQQVDVLVMGAYGQPRWREFILGGATKSLLSKPPLPILFSH, via the coding sequence ATGGCGTTCAAAGACATTCTGCTGACACTGACAAGTTACCCCGATCCCACCCCGACGACGGTTGCCGAGAATGCGGTCGCAATCGCGGCCGCTTTCGGCGCACATCTGGCGGCGGTGGCCTGCGAGGTGCATGTGGAAGTGCCCGGACACTTCCTCTCCGGCGCGATGGCCAATATTCCCGGCATGATCGCCGGTGAGGCGGAGAAGAGCCGCAACAACGCCAAGGCAATGCTGGCGGCTTTCGACACCGCCGCCAACAAGGCCGGGATACTGCACGAAACCCAACTGGAAAAATGCCCGACTTTTGCGGTGCCGGATCTCCTGGTCGAGCACGCGCGGCTCCGCGATCTCACCATCGTGCCGGTGCCGGACAGCTACGACCAGTGGTATGCGGAAGCCGTCATCTTCGGATCGGGACGGCCGACCTTGATCCTGCCCGAGAAGCCGCGCGCGCGCCCGTTCCAGCTCGGCACCGTCGCCGTCGCCTGGGACTTCAGCCGTGCTGCGGCCCGCGCGATCTCCGATGCCATGCCGCTGCTCGAAAAGGCCGGAAAGGTGCGGATCGTCACCGTCGTCAACGAAAAGAAACTGGACAGCAGGCATTCGGCCGAAGCGCTGGCGAAAAACCTGGCGCGCCACGGCATCGACGTGGTGCTCGACAAGGTCGACGCCGACGGCCGGTCGATCGGCGAAGTGCTCGAAGACTACACCGCGGCACAACAGGTCGACGTTCTCGTGATGGGCGCCTATGGCCAACCACGCTGGCGCGAGTTCATCCTCGGCGGCGCCACCAAGAGCCTGCTGTCAAAGCCACCGCTGCCGATCCTGTTCTCCCATTGA
- a CDS encoding cation-translocating P-type ATPase: protein MTPFSGLTEADAAARLRADGHNELPQADRRTPLRIAIEVLREPMLALLLVGGGVYLALGDLKEAFILLAFATMSILITVVQETRTERVLEALRDLTSPRALVIRDGERKRIAGRDVVRGDLIVLSEGDRVPADAILLQCTDLQADESTLTGESVPVRKVAWDDRGEARPQRPGGDDLPQIFSGSLVVRGAGLAEVFAIGAQSEIGQIGQSLASLETEPPRLQVQTRRVVRLFAVIGGAVCVLAVLLYGFMRGGWLDAVLAGIALGMSMLPEEFPVVLTVFMAMGAWRISLARVLTRRAAAIETLGSATVLCTDKTGTLTENRMTIIELRLMDGTVFRPPQDTAMPARFHDLIEFGLLASAAEPFDPMERAFHSLARERTTEAAYRHPHWKLVHAYGLRPDLLAVTHIWQTSDDRREHLVAAKGAPEAIAGLCRLKTAERAALTQSIDAMASAGLRVLGVARARLARTSWPASPRELDFEFMGLVGLADPLRATVVEAVHECRTAGIKAVMITGDYPATANAIAQQAGLGHGELVTGEQLERLGEAELASLVQRAVVFARISPNQKLRIVNAYKANGEIVAMTGDGVNDAPSLKSAHIGIAMGGRGTDVAREASAIVLLDDDFGSIVKSIRLGRRIYDNLRKAMSFIFAVHVPIAGLALLPLVLGTPLLFGPIHIALLEMVIDPVCSLVFEAETEEDDVMRRPPRAPDEPLFSRALVTWSLLQGLLAFAVVAAIYVAALNWSMPVPEVRALTFFSLIIVIVSLILVNRSFSASPLAALQRPNRALVAVLAAVTIILAVTLLWPAVNQLFGFGPLHANDLALTLGAGFVSLLALEMLKPLLRPRRQPPTRRSDPLAVDQTPTPS from the coding sequence GTGACACCATTTTCCGGTCTCACCGAAGCCGATGCGGCGGCACGGCTTCGCGCGGATGGACATAACGAACTTCCGCAAGCGGATCGGCGCACGCCGCTTCGGATCGCGATAGAGGTGCTGCGCGAGCCCATGCTGGCGCTGCTGCTGGTCGGCGGCGGCGTCTATTTGGCGCTCGGCGACCTCAAGGAAGCCTTCATCCTGCTCGCCTTTGCGACCATGTCGATCCTGATCACCGTCGTGCAGGAGACGCGGACCGAGCGGGTGCTGGAGGCGTTGCGCGACCTCACCAGTCCCCGCGCGCTCGTCATTCGCGACGGCGAACGCAAGCGCATCGCCGGTCGCGACGTCGTGCGGGGCGACCTCATCGTTCTCTCCGAGGGCGACCGGGTGCCTGCCGACGCCATTCTCTTGCAGTGTACGGATCTGCAGGCCGACGAATCCACCCTGACCGGGGAATCGGTGCCGGTGCGCAAGGTCGCCTGGGATGACCGCGGCGAGGCCCGACCGCAGCGCCCAGGCGGCGACGACCTGCCGCAAATCTTCTCCGGCTCGCTGGTGGTGCGAGGCGCGGGACTGGCGGAAGTCTTCGCCATTGGCGCGCAAAGCGAGATCGGCCAGATTGGCCAGTCGCTCGCCAGCCTCGAAACCGAGCCGCCGCGGCTGCAGGTGCAGACGCGGCGCGTCGTCCGGCTGTTTGCCGTTATCGGTGGTGCGGTCTGTGTGCTCGCAGTCCTGCTCTATGGCTTTATGCGCGGCGGATGGCTGGACGCGGTGCTGGCCGGGATCGCACTGGGCATGTCGATGCTGCCGGAGGAGTTTCCGGTCGTGTTGACCGTATTCATGGCAATGGGCGCCTGGCGCATTTCGCTGGCCCGCGTCCTGACGCGGCGCGCGGCGGCGATCGAGACGCTGGGTTCCGCCACCGTGCTGTGCACCGACAAGACCGGCACCCTGACCGAAAACCGGATGACCATCATCGAACTGCGGCTGATGGACGGAACCGTCTTCCGCCCACCGCAAGACACGGCGATGCCCGCGCGATTCCACGACTTGATCGAATTCGGTCTGCTTGCCAGCGCAGCCGAGCCGTTCGATCCGATGGAACGGGCGTTCCATAGCCTGGCGCGCGAGCGGACGACCGAGGCCGCATACCGGCATCCGCACTGGAAGCTTGTGCATGCCTATGGTCTTCGGCCCGATCTCCTCGCCGTCACCCACATCTGGCAGACCAGCGACGACCGGCGGGAGCACCTTGTCGCCGCCAAGGGCGCCCCGGAGGCGATCGCTGGTCTTTGCCGGCTGAAAACTGCGGAGCGTGCGGCGCTGACGCAATCGATCGACGCGATGGCCTCTGCCGGCTTGCGCGTGCTTGGCGTGGCCCGTGCCCGTCTTGCTAGGACGTCCTGGCCGGCATCGCCGCGCGAACTGGACTTCGAATTCATGGGGCTGGTTGGCCTCGCCGACCCGCTGCGCGCCACCGTCGTCGAGGCGGTCCACGAATGCCGGACCGCCGGCATCAAGGCCGTCATGATCACCGGCGACTATCCGGCAACCGCCAACGCGATCGCCCAGCAGGCCGGGCTCGGACACGGCGAACTCGTGACCGGCGAACAGCTCGAACGATTGGGCGAGGCGGAGCTGGCCAGCCTGGTGCAAAGGGCCGTTGTGTTCGCGCGGATCTCGCCAAACCAGAAGCTGCGCATCGTCAACGCCTACAAGGCCAATGGCGAAATCGTCGCCATGACCGGCGATGGTGTCAACGACGCTCCCTCGCTGAAATCAGCGCATATCGGGATCGCCATGGGCGGGCGCGGCACCGACGTGGCGCGCGAAGCGTCCGCCATCGTGCTGCTCGACGACGATTTCGGCTCGATCGTCAAATCGATCCGCCTCGGACGCCGCATCTACGACAATCTGCGCAAGGCGATGAGCTTCATCTTTGCTGTTCACGTCCCCATCGCGGGCCTGGCGCTGCTGCCCTTGGTCTTGGGCACGCCGTTGTTGTTCGGCCCGATCCATATCGCCTTGCTGGAAATGGTGATCGATCCCGTCTGCTCGCTGGTGTTCGAGGCCGAGACCGAGGAGGACGATGTCATGCGGCGTCCGCCGCGCGCTCCCGATGAGCCGCTGTTCTCGCGGGCGCTGGTCACCTGGAGCCTGTTACAGGGGCTGCTGGCGTTTGCGGTGGTCGCCGCCATTTACGTCGCGGCGCTGAACTGGAGCATGCCCGTTCCGGAAGTGCGGGCGCTGACGTTCTTTTCGCTCATCATCGTCATCGTCAGCCTGATTCTGGTCAATCGCTCCTTCAGCGCGTCGCCGCTCGCCGCCCTGCAGCGTCCGAACCGGGCGCTGGTCGCGGTGCTCGCCGCGGTCACCATCATCCTGGCCGTCACTTTGCTGTGGCCGGCGGTGAACCAGCTTTTCGGCTTCGGCCCGCTCCACGCCAACGATCTTGCCCTGACTCTGGGCGCAGGCTTCGTCTCACTGCTCGCTCTGGAAATGCTCAAACCGCTGCTGCGACCGCGGCGGCAGCCGCCCACGCGACGAAGTGACCCGCTTGCGGTGGATCAAACCCCGACCCCGTCCTGA
- a CDS encoding phage holin family protein, whose product MNSENVIKHLRALWRTDRIIAEIRMRHMLVGLGLRAFAALIAAFGLLMLELSAYFALVQIWSAISAAAILGAANFVIAAVLFVIGGRPPAGRELELATEIHGSAVEALQGEARALQSQFTGMVQHPLNSVLPLVLVPLITIIVRSLKKSSATAAKSPAEPG is encoded by the coding sequence TTGAACAGCGAGAACGTCATCAAGCACCTGCGCGCGTTGTGGCGCACCGACCGCATCATCGCCGAAATCCGGATGCGGCACATGCTGGTCGGGCTGGGCTTGCGCGCATTTGCGGCGCTGATCGCGGCGTTCGGATTGCTGATGCTGGAATTGTCGGCCTATTTCGCATTGGTGCAGATCTGGAGCGCTATTTCGGCCGCCGCCATCCTCGGCGCTGCCAATTTCGTCATCGCAGCCGTCCTGTTCGTGATCGGGGGCCGGCCGCCAGCCGGTCGTGAACTCGAACTCGCCACCGAGATTCACGGCTCCGCGGTCGAGGCCCTGCAGGGCGAGGCCCGCGCGCTGCAGTCGCAGTTCACCGGCATGGTGCAGCACCCCCTGAACAGCGTGCTGCCGCTGGTGCTGGTGCCGCTGATCACGATCATCGTCAGGAGCCTGAAGAAATCCAGCGCAACCGCAGCGAAATCCCCCGCCGAGCCGGGTTGA
- a CDS encoding ABC transporter permease, with protein sequence MATAPLLTATSSGDALELRPAGSWTASNATTLERLADDVAPQVDRAAAVKVDMTGVRELDTLGAWLLEKMSRRATSAGRRADVVGVADNYVGLIDEVRQVNRQTPAPALARNPVVAKLSDIGRATIGSREDIAAFLQMLGAVCFAILGVLRRPRSLRLTSLTYQLYRVGWQAIPIVVLITFLIGAIIAQQGIFHFRKFGADSYVVDMVGILVLRELGVLIVAIMVAGRSGSAYTAELGSMKMREEIDALSTMGLDPTEVLMLPRILALICALPILSFIGAMAALYGGGLVAWFYGGMGPAIFLARLHDAVSVTHFEVGIIKAPFMALVIGVVACSEGLRVKGSAESLGKQTTTSVVKSIFLVIVLDGLFAVFFASIGM encoded by the coding sequence TTGGCGACGGCACCTCTGCTAACCGCGACGTCATCGGGCGATGCGCTCGAACTACGTCCAGCCGGCTCCTGGACGGCTTCGAATGCGACAACATTGGAGCGGCTTGCCGACGATGTCGCGCCACAGGTCGATCGCGCCGCCGCCGTCAAGGTCGACATGACGGGGGTACGCGAACTCGACACCCTCGGCGCCTGGCTGCTGGAAAAGATGTCTCGGCGAGCCACCTCGGCCGGCCGCCGCGCCGATGTCGTCGGCGTTGCCGACAATTACGTCGGCCTGATCGACGAGGTTCGCCAGGTCAACCGGCAGACGCCGGCGCCGGCGTTGGCGCGCAATCCCGTCGTGGCGAAGCTCAGCGATATCGGCCGCGCCACCATCGGCTCCAGGGAAGACATCGCGGCGTTCCTGCAGATGCTGGGCGCGGTGTGCTTCGCCATTCTCGGCGTCCTGCGCCGGCCGCGTTCACTGCGGCTGACCTCGCTCACCTACCAGCTCTATCGTGTCGGCTGGCAGGCGATCCCCATCGTCGTGCTGATCACGTTCCTGATCGGCGCCATTATCGCCCAGCAGGGCATCTTCCATTTCCGCAAATTCGGCGCAGACTCCTATGTCGTCGACATGGTCGGCATTCTCGTGCTGCGCGAACTCGGCGTTCTGATCGTTGCCATCATGGTGGCGGGCCGCTCCGGCAGCGCCTACACGGCCGAACTCGGTTCGATGAAGATGCGCGAGGAGATCGACGCACTGTCGACCATGGGGCTGGACCCGACCGAAGTCTTGATGCTGCCGCGGATCCTGGCACTGATCTGCGCGCTGCCGATCCTCTCCTTCATCGGGGCGATGGCAGCACTCTACGGCGGCGGCCTGGTCGCGTGGTTCTATGGCGGCATGGGGCCGGCGATCTTTCTGGCGCGGTTGCATGACGCCGTCTCCGTTACCCATTTCGAGGTCGGCATCATCAAGGCGCCATTCATGGCGCTGGTGATTGGTGTCGTCGCCTGCAGCGAGGGCCTGCGCGTCAAAGGCAGCGCCGAGTCGCTCGGAAAGCAGACCACCACCTCGGTCGTGAAATCGATCTTCCTGGTGATCGTGCTGGACGGGCTGTTCGCGGTGTTCTTCGCCTCGATCGGAATGTAG
- a CDS encoding ABC transporter ATP-binding protein, translating to MQQAAEPFAIRVRDLVVGFGRRIVIDHLALDVRRGEVLGLVGASGGGKSVLMRTIIGLIPRQGGEIEVMGSPINGDRTTRSAAGRWGILFQQGALFSSLTARQNIQFPLRENLKLSDALMDEIATAKLEMVGLKPEDGDKFPSELSGGMTKRVALARALALDPAIVFLDEPTSGLDPIAAGDFDALIKTLQKTLGLTVFMVTHDLASLNTVCDRVAALADGKIVAIGPMRELLQSGHPWVRAYFHGKRSQMLQPKAS from the coding sequence ATGCAGCAGGCCGCTGAACCCTTTGCCATTCGCGTCCGCGATCTCGTGGTCGGCTTCGGCCGTCGCATCGTGATCGACCATCTCGCGCTGGACGTCCGACGCGGCGAAGTTTTAGGACTCGTCGGCGCCTCAGGCGGCGGTAAATCGGTCCTGATGCGGACCATCATCGGGCTGATCCCGCGACAGGGCGGCGAGATCGAGGTGATGGGCTCACCGATCAACGGTGACCGCACCACCCGCAGCGCCGCCGGGAGGTGGGGCATCCTGTTCCAGCAGGGCGCGCTGTTCTCGTCGCTCACGGCACGGCAGAACATCCAGTTTCCGTTGCGCGAGAACCTTAAATTGTCGGATGCGCTGATGGACGAGATCGCAACCGCCAAGCTCGAAATGGTAGGGCTCAAGCCGGAAGACGGCGACAAATTTCCCTCCGAACTGTCCGGTGGCATGACCAAGCGCGTGGCGCTGGCGCGTGCGCTCGCGCTGGATCCGGCCATCGTGTTTCTCGACGAGCCGACCTCGGGGCTCGATCCGATCGCCGCCGGCGATTTCGACGCCTTGATCAAGACGCTGCAGAAGACGCTGGGGCTGACCGTGTTCATGGTCACCCATGACCTCGCCAGCCTCAATACGGTCTGCGACCGTGTCGCGGCGCTGGCCGACGGCAAGATCGTCGCGATCGGGCCGATGCGCGAGCTGCTTCAATCCGGGCATCCCTGGGTGCGGGCCTATTTTCACGGCAAGCGCTCCCAGATGCTGCAACCCAAAGCGAGTTAA